The following is a genomic window from Liolophura sinensis isolate JHLJ2023 chromosome 10, CUHK_Ljap_v2, whole genome shotgun sequence.
ACAACTGGCTTTGAGATGTTTTCGTGAATGTGGAAGTAGAAACGCCAAATCTACATACCTCAGCATAAAACGTTGCTCaattatttgaatgttgctTAAAAGTATATAGTCAGAAAATATTTGGCGGTGAGTTTTACCTAGCAATAGGCAAGCATTCCAACGCGTGAAGTACAGTTATTCACAGCACACTGAGCAAGACAAGTTGCCAACGAACGTTACCCAACGTAATCCGTCATACATGTCACACAAACTTCGCCGGTGGCTTATTGTCACCCAGGCGCCACGAACTGTGAGAGCCGggggtggtgtgtgtgtgtacgaaTTTCTTGCCTAAGCCCACACCTCATATATCTTACCCACTGATAGTGTTTCAACCACACAGCTGTAACTCACTCCCTCTAAATTGACGCATCGACGGTTAGCTGATGTCTATGATATCAACGTCATTGCCAAATACATTTTCCCTGTGAGTACGCTGGATGCAAGTAACGAGACTTTGACCACTCATATCGTGTTAGACGTCAATGAggggacctgtcaaacgccCGGCAGTCGGACCTTGGCGCCATTTTAATGTCGTCAAACGTTAGTTTCCCATTTCattattatgacgtcacaataagGACAGAACGACGTTAAGCCCGACCCAAACGAGAGCTATGTGCTTAGGAAAAATTGATTCGTGGATTAAGCACGTAACGatgatttctttcattcatctACGATGCCTTGCCGTGTGCGGTGCGAACGAAAGCTATCTTCATTCAAATGGTCCGCAATGCGCGTGCGTTTTCGAATCACATGATCTGCAAGATGGCGTTTATGATAATAGCAGGTGACCCATCAAAGAGAACAACCTTGTTCGACCAAGTTTGCTAGCGATTCCCTTCTGTACCAAAGTCCTTTTATCCCGATGTTTGAAATCCGTGGAGCGAACATCATACAAACAGATCTCCCCAGATAGCAAAGTTGGTAGATCGTCTGATCCGGGAGCGgtacatccagggtcaatcctgggtcgagtcaaacctaagacctGAAAAGAGGCTGCtgtggcttcctcgcttggcgttcagcatgaaggggatagtgcaatgactggttgacccgtatcagtataatagttCGGGCGGGGCGAATTACTTGCCTACGGTAAGGCGCCTCAgcgaagcactagataaaagagcggtggaaatccgtcctgcatcaaggggggcacattacatgcactctaaggattcctttgtcgtcatatgactgaaaaattgttaagtacgacgttaaaccccaagcactcactcaaacatTCACTCATACAATCACGGATAGTCTCACCATTATTCAACAGCTTATCCTCTCTTGATGTCTGCTATCATCTGGCTGTGGACCGCCATCTTCCAAATCATGTGATCCGGAGACGCATGCGCATTGGCAGCTATTTGAAAGGAGATCGTGCACGAATGAGAGAAATGATGAAACACGTTAGAAACTAATACTTTGGAACATTGCAGAAGTTGCGTGATGATAAATTTGGCTGTTGCAATAGATCAAAGTCCTGGTTCACACCAGCACCACCTTACGGGATTAAAAATAACTTGACTGGGCTGCAGCTTTACATCAGGCGTTTTAATAACTACCTGAAGAGAGGCGGTGTTTCCTCTACTTATACCGGTACAGTCACATCTCTGAACCCCAATATAGTTGTCAGGATACTCTTTAGCATCGTAAGGCGTGATACATTTATTGAAAAccgaaacaaaaacaaattcgttttttttttcagtcaatgggatttatttatttgattggtgttttacgccgtactcaagaatatttcacttatacgacggcggaaaaaaatatggaacgcttcacgaatttgcgtgccatccttgcgcaggggccatgctaatcttctctgtatcgttccaattttagtatatgtactgccgaagcaagtaccaTGGATTTTTTTGCTCTAATAGCTACAACACCTTGATTTTTGTGACAAACAAGTCAAATATCGGCTGACAACGGAATTTTACCCACAACGCAAACGACAATAGTAAACAAGACAAAAGGTTTTGATTTAAACTGTGAAGTTTTAATTTACAATTCTGATGTGGTACCCATCATAACGGCCAAACACCAAGAAGATTTACGGAACAGCTTTCAACCATGGGccactttcagaaaacttcTTCAATTATATTTATCGTATCATTTACAATTTAGCCCGATGGCTAGGATACAGTTCATAACCCTTCGTCTACAGGTGTTATTGGTCCGGGTGCAGACCGCCGTGGGAATGCTGTGATTCACGTACTTCCGGACTTGCGCATGCACATCCAGCACCCAGAAGTTCTTTGGTCAGACGGTACCCCGGGGCAGTCTGTCCGTCCCTTTTGATTCGCCTGATAACAAAGTGGGGCAGGGCTACCTCCGTGCATCGGGAACGGCTACGTCCTGGAGCCTCGCCTCCGCAATGACACGGCCCTGCCTGGTCACAGCGAGCCTCAAACAATTCCACTGGATAGCGTGTAGGGTCGATATTCTTAACGTAATGCCAGGGGCAAATGGACCGTCTGCTCAGGTGAGAGCTTGGCTGTCGTTCCAAACCGATCTGACTAACATTCCGAATGAACGAGTGTGACTGGCCAATAAATCCTGTCTCCGGGAGAATGACATCCGTATTCACGGACATAATCTCTAGTCTCTTGATAAGGTTGCGCGGGAAACTTCCGGATGTTAGTTCCAGGACGAGGCTCGCCAGGAAGAGAAGGAACAGGCCTTTAGCCtacaagaaaaacaacacagaaCGTTATGGAAACAGAAAGGCTGTAAGGCACTTATTGAACTTTTGTTTTGGTAGCTTTTTCGCGATATTTCGTCAATTTTATGTCTTTTCTCGATACTTATGACATGAGATTTAACCTGAAATTTCCCTTCAATTCAAATCCATTTTTTGAAAACAAGGAAACAtttgacaaatatttcatacaaaaaaGCTGTTATGAAGATTTTACTATGAAAGATATTCCCCAAATATGACATGCAGAGTTTTACCGAgatatcattataaaaatgtaaatcataGATTGAAGTTAAGTTACCTTCATAAATTCGCTATGTCAAAACATGTTTTGTTCAAATACAAGGTGTATTTTTTAAACGaacagttgttctttttttcaaatttaatatttcatgaGGTAGTTTAATTTTCCATGCATCAGTGAATTGTCCCATACATAAATGACTTTTACACTATATGATAATCGATTTGCGTATATAGTCCTTTTCCGACAAAATGAATATAGACTTAAAGTTATGTACCGGCCAAGattaagtgtaaaaaaaatattgctatAATCAGCTTAGCCGGTTTCAAAAAAACGATTTCTGACATCAGTCAAAATATAATTGTTCCAATGCTTGCATAGTTTACTGCCCATAAAGTTCAATTTAGGGcttatttaacataatatcttAACATAATTATGTTGCTCCATATTTTATATGCTGAGGTCCAACAATAAGTgcttaaataaatgttcaaatttGATCTAAGTCAAAACTTTCTTTGTGGAGAGAGGGGCCGATTCCACGAAGCCATTTCTGAGCTATTTAAAATCTCATCACaatgcttaattttttttcagtggaagtcaaaattttgacacatttttcatAAGGTAACACTGGTGAGGTCATCCAAACTTTAGTTTCTACTGCCCAAAAAGACGCTCTAAAATCGTActtcagattttgacttaagtcaaaaatggtTTTGTAGGAATCGGCCTCAGAGCATTAGTGCTACCATTTCCGTTCTTCTCCCATGGATTGTAATTGAAACAAACGAAATTTGACttttaaagaaaattcataCCTGACAGTGATGGGTACGCTGATGTTGTAAACCGGTCATTCTGTTCAAGAAACTTGGCAACGAAAATCGAGAGAAGCGGTAGAGTTAAAAATCGCTTGTCCTTTATATACGAATTTCAAGTTGTTTCAATGTAACTCGTATAAGCTGGGAAATGTGTGGGCAATTTTGAAGTAATACACTCATTCGTTGTAATTAAGCAATATTTAGACTCTTCCCAAAGAGTTAGAGGGGATTTTTTCATAATCAACCTTCCACCAGAAGTCATGATTCCGGTAGaaactttattttcattgtCATGGTTCAATCTCACAATACTGTCTTAGATTTTCTATGAGTTTGCACAGGATTTAGAGGACGCAAAatctaaaaaacaaataacaaggGTTTATCTTTGCGCACTTTGATTGGTCGTTATTTCCAGGTATTTGCCCTCATGAACTGGTCAGAATTTTACATTTCTAGTTTTTGTCTCTCATTCCACAGATTCCGTACATCATTTGTTCTCGTGTCACACCAATCCGCGGGAATTTTTATACGTGAATTATAATTTCATCTACAAGCATATCAAGTAAATACACAAATTTTACCTAAAAAGGTCACATTTGATTGAAGTAAAACTTTAGGACATTTCTTTCCAACCGTTTGTATTGGGGGAATTTGAAGTTTAAGAAGATGTACTATGAGATACTGTCACGTTATCGTTTACTTCAGAGTGTTGGCCTATCTATTTCCGTTACAGTCTCTAGGGTTTCTTGATAGCTTGACAAGTCGAACCGACATGTTATCAGCTTTTTCAAGTGTGAACACGACCAAAAGAAATCAGGGGCTGAGCATGATGGTAGTATGGGATTAATATCGATTTGTAAAATTAGAAGCTCCGTATTGGTTTTGTTTGGGGTGGGGTTTGGGGTAGGGGATGGATGGGGTTGGGTGAGTAGGGTGAGTCGGGTGAGGACTGTGAGTAATTTGAAATGCAGTTGAGACTTTTTCCGGCATACACGGGGTCAACCGgtttgaagatttatttatttattgtttgcttTACTTTTTAGTTAATAAGACTAAGATTTTTgaacttatacaatggcagctaGTTTCACGAGAGGAGGAGACCGGAGTATCCGTGGTATAGAAATCCAGCTTTATGCCCTAAACAGGGAAACATAGTAGCAGTCGTATTTAAATAAGCCAAgaaaggatatatatatatatatataagtatatatatactttaacTTTTCAAAACTCCAGAAATTTCACTCAATTTGTTGGAATCGTTGTAATGCCTAATATCTTGCATGGATTTGAAGTATACCTTTAAGTCGTAAACTGAAATAAACGAACAGAGCTGATAACTGGGCTGCCGTCACCAAAGTCTGCGATGTTGCAGCATACATATGAATCGTCATAAGCTTTTGTTTCTCTTCCGTATGACCCTTTCTGCATACGTATTCGAGACTCATGTCTGGTTTAGACGCTTTTACGAAGAAATATGTAGTGAGCAAACTGTAAACAAGAGGACCAGTGGCCATGCTGGTTTCTTTGGTGTAGTCATACCCCATACCCAAGCATATGCGTATTTAATTTTtctgatatatgtacatcagtTTGAACAACCGGTCAAAAATACACAACATTTCTTTCAGAAATTAGCTTGTAAACTGTTTTAGCATGTACCTGATTTCAGCCCTGTATTTGacagtttcttttttcataCATTGAAGCTTAATGTTTCAATTTCCAAAGTTAACACTTTCCGGTTGCTTTATAATTGCAAAATTTAATATTTCCAAATTTTCACGTTTCCAAAATTTAACATATCCAAAgtttaacattgtaaatgtttaacatACCAAGTTTTAACGATTCCAAGGATTAACGTTTCCCAATTACCGTTTCCAAAATTTAACGATTCCAAAGTTTACTATTTCCAAAGTTTAATATGTCCAAATTATAACAT
Proteins encoded in this region:
- the LOC135477155 gene encoding interleukin-17A-like, with protein sequence MKAKGLFLLFLASLVLELTSGSFPRNLIKRLEIMSVNTDVILPETGFIGQSHSFIRNVSQIGLERQPSSHLSRRSICPWHYVKNIDPTRYPVELFEARCDQAGPCHCGGEAPGRSRSRCTEVALPHFVIRRIKRDGQTAPGYRLTKELLGAGCACASPEVRESQHSHGGLHPDQ